A single window of Agromyces aureus DNA harbors:
- a CDS encoding DUF4190 domain-containing protein, with protein sequence MTDPNVPSSPSGDTPDIPTAPAAPVPPAPPAPPVYSTPPAAPPAPSVPAYGTTAPAYDASAPAYGAPTPAKTNVLAIVSLVASLVGFFTGIGFLVGIVCGHIGISQIKKTGEQGRGMAVAGLVIGYIGLVLSIILTIVFIVLFAIAASYGGSTYSY encoded by the coding sequence GTGACCGACCCCAACGTTCCCAGCAGCCCGTCGGGCGACACGCCCGACATCCCCACCGCGCCGGCCGCACCCGTGCCGCCCGCACCGCCGGCGCCGCCCGTCTACTCGACGCCCCCGGCAGCGCCGCCTGCACCGTCCGTGCCGGCCTACGGCACGACGGCACCGGCCTACGATGCGTCGGCGCCCGCCTACGGCGCTCCGACCCCCGCCAAGACCAACGTGCTGGCGATCGTGTCGCTCGTCGCGTCGCTCGTGGGCTTCTTCACGGGCATCGGCTTCCTGGTCGGCATCGTCTGCGGCCACATCGGCATCAGCCAGATCAAGAAGACCGGCGAGCAGGGCCGCGGCATGGCCGTCGCCGGTCTGGTGATCGGCTACATCGGCCTCGTGCTCTCGATCATCCTCACGATCGTGTTCATCGTCCTCTTCGCGATCGCGGCCTCGTACGGCGGCAGCACCTACTCGTACTGA
- the tsaE gene encoding tRNA (adenosine(37)-N6)-threonylcarbamoyltransferase complex ATPase subunit type 1 TsaE, with amino-acid sequence MIRAEIADAAAMEEFGRDLGSRLAAGDLLILTGPLGAGKTTLTRGLGAGLGVRGPVQSPTFVLARTHPSLVGGAPLVHVDAYRLGSAELVEDLDLDFARSVVVVEWGAGLLDDVSESWLEVEIERPQGAAAIEGGATDATGQTEQAGQTAGPVDPTDAEFLGADEPRVITLRGFGPRWAGTAYADAR; translated from the coding sequence ATGATCCGTGCAGAGATCGCGGATGCCGCGGCCATGGAGGAGTTCGGCCGCGACCTCGGTTCCCGGCTCGCCGCGGGCGACCTGCTCATCCTCACCGGCCCGCTCGGGGCGGGCAAGACCACGCTCACGCGCGGCCTCGGTGCCGGACTCGGTGTGCGCGGACCCGTGCAGTCGCCGACGTTCGTGCTCGCCCGGACGCACCCGAGCCTCGTCGGCGGCGCACCGCTCGTGCACGTCGACGCCTACCGTCTCGGCAGCGCCGAACTCGTCGAGGACCTCGACCTCGACTTCGCGCGCTCGGTGGTCGTGGTCGAGTGGGGCGCGGGGCTCCTCGACGACGTGAGCGAGTCGTGGCTCGAGGTCGAGATCGAGCGACCGCAGGGAGCCGCCGCGATCGAGGGCGGCGCGACGGATGCGACGGGGCAGACGGAGCAGGCGGGGCAGACGGCTGGCCCGGTCGACCCCACCGATGCCGAGTTCCTCGGTGCCGACGAGCCGCGCGTGATCACGCTGCGCGGGTTCGGACCCCGTTGGGCGGGCACCGCGTACGCCGACGCTCGGTAG
- the rimI gene encoding ribosomal protein S18-alanine N-acetyltransferase: protein MSVLMRRAKIADVEAIMGLERETFVTDAWSEELMRSELASEHGYYLVAVDEEAEPERRLMGYAGLYAPAGTGDADVQTIAVAPFTRGIGLGRGLMHALITHARRRHVSRIFLEVRADNPIAKALYDSLGFVEIGIRRGYYQPDDVDAVSMRLDVPEAVAQPAQPVHGSATRPGASTSGGAR, encoded by the coding sequence ATGAGCGTGCTCATGCGGCGGGCGAAGATCGCCGACGTCGAGGCGATCATGGGGCTCGAGCGCGAGACGTTCGTGACCGACGCCTGGTCGGAGGAGCTGATGCGATCCGAGCTCGCGAGCGAGCACGGCTACTACCTCGTGGCGGTCGACGAGGAGGCCGAGCCCGAGCGCCGGCTCATGGGGTACGCGGGCCTCTACGCACCGGCGGGCACCGGTGACGCCGACGTGCAGACGATCGCGGTCGCCCCGTTCACGCGCGGCATCGGACTCGGCCGCGGGCTCATGCACGCGCTGATCACGCACGCGCGTCGCCGGCACGTGTCACGGATCTTCCTCGAGGTGCGCGCCGACAACCCCATCGCGAAGGCGCTCTACGATTCGCTCGGCTTCGTCGAGATCGGCATCAGACGCGGCTACTACCAGCCCGACGACGTCGACGCCGTCAGCATGCGGCTCGACGTGCCCGAGGCCGTGGCCCAGCCGGCGCAGCCCGTGCACGGCAGTGCGACGCGGCCGGGCGCCTCGACCTCCGGAGGCGCGCGATGA
- the tsaD gene encoding tRNA (adenosine(37)-N6)-threonylcarbamoyltransferase complex transferase subunit TsaD — MNREAPLVLGIETSCDETGVGIVRGTELLANVIASSMDEHARYGGVVPEVAARAHLEALGPSIDAALAASGVSLDDLDAVAVTSGPGLAGALMVGVGAAKALALAIEKPIYAVNHLVGHVGADLLDADAPLETPTIALLVSGGHTSLLVVRDLVSDVELLGETIDDAAGEAFDKVARVLGLPYPGGPEIDRAAIGGDPRAIRFPRGLTQPKDQAAHRYDFSFSGLKTAVARWVEQREAAGEPVPIADVAASFREAVADVLVTKAIAACTDLGVPRLLLGGGVVANARLRELAQERADAAGVALRVPPLSLCTDNGAMIAALGAQLIMAGHEPSGLSFGADSTLPATEVQVA; from the coding sequence ATGAACCGCGAGGCGCCCCTCGTGCTCGGCATCGAGACCTCGTGCGACGAGACCGGCGTCGGCATCGTCCGCGGCACCGAGCTGCTGGCGAACGTCATCGCCTCGTCGATGGACGAGCACGCGCGCTACGGCGGCGTCGTGCCCGAGGTTGCGGCCCGCGCTCACCTCGAAGCGCTCGGGCCGTCGATCGACGCCGCGCTCGCGGCATCCGGAGTCTCGCTCGACGATCTCGACGCGGTCGCCGTCACGAGCGGGCCCGGGCTAGCGGGAGCGCTCATGGTCGGCGTCGGCGCGGCCAAGGCGCTCGCGCTCGCGATCGAGAAGCCCATCTACGCCGTGAACCACCTGGTCGGCCATGTCGGCGCCGACCTCCTCGACGCCGATGCGCCGCTCGAGACGCCGACCATCGCGCTGCTCGTCTCCGGAGGGCACACGTCGCTGCTCGTCGTGCGCGATCTCGTCTCCGACGTCGAACTGCTCGGCGAGACCATCGACGACGCGGCAGGCGAGGCGTTCGACAAGGTCGCGCGCGTGCTCGGACTGCCCTACCCCGGCGGGCCCGAGATCGACCGGGCCGCGATCGGCGGCGATCCGAGGGCGATCCGCTTCCCGCGTGGCCTCACGCAGCCGAAGGACCAGGCGGCCCACCGCTACGACTTCAGCTTCTCGGGCCTGAAGACCGCGGTCGCCCGCTGGGTCGAGCAGCGCGAGGCGGCCGGCGAGCCCGTTCCGATCGCGGATGTCGCGGCGAGCTTCCGAGAGGCCGTCGCCGACGTGCTCGTGACCAAGGCCATCGCCGCGTGCACCGACCTCGGCGTGCCGCGCCTGCTGCTCGGTGGCGGGGTGGTCGCGAACGCGCGGCTCCGCGAGCTCGCGCAGGAGCGGGCGGATGCCGCGGGCGTGGCGCTGCGCGTTCCGCCGCTGTCGCTCTGCACCGACAACGGCGCCATGATCGCGGCGCTCGGCGCCCAGCTCATCATGGCCGGGCACGAGCCGTCCGGGCTGTCGTTCGGCGCGGACTCGACGCTGCCGGCCACCGAGGTGCAGGTCGCCTGA
- a CDS encoding holo-ACP synthase produces MIAGIGIDVVDIARFERSIARTPALVDRLFAESERGRPARSLAARFAAKESLIKALGGHAVVRWHEMTVVQDADGNPDFELSGGLADHMRALGIDRVHLSMSHDAGIASAFVILESSGAMA; encoded by the coding sequence GTGATCGCGGGCATCGGCATCGACGTGGTCGACATCGCGCGGTTCGAGCGATCGATCGCCCGCACGCCGGCGCTCGTCGATCGCCTGTTCGCTGAGAGCGAACGCGGACGCCCCGCCCGATCCTTGGCCGCACGGTTCGCGGCCAAGGAGTCGCTCATCAAGGCGCTCGGCGGCCACGCCGTCGTGCGCTGGCACGAGATGACGGTCGTGCAGGACGCCGACGGCAACCCCGACTTCGAGCTCAGCGGCGGCCTCGCCGATCACATGCGTGCGCTCGGCATCGATCGCGTGCACCTCTCGATGAGCCACGACGCGGGCATCGCCAGCGCCTTCGTGATCCTCGAATCGAGCGGGGCGATGGCATGA
- the alr gene encoding alanine racemase yields MSPQTGPTTPFREAVVDLDAVRANVETLAARVAPAAVMAVVKANAYGHGAVPVALAALDGGAAWLGVADLDEAFELRDAGITAPVLAWLHGPDAPFAEAIARDVDLGVSSIDQLRRVSDAAAQVGTSATSSGAKADPAGAADPAGARAAVHLKIDTGLSRNGVPPEEWVEAVAFAAMLEDQGRIRVRGIFSHLANTDDDADRAQLAAFEEALAAASAAGLDPEVRHFASTAAAVRLPASRFDLVRLGIGTYGIPPYGDGTTAADLGLRPVMTLRACVAAVRRVEPGVGVSYSHTWRAERRTTLALVPLGYADGIPRHASSRAEVLLAGRRRPVVGRIAMDQFVVDVGDDEVAVGDEVVLFGDPATGAPSADDWAEAADTIGYEIVTRIGHRVPRSYDGAA; encoded by the coding sequence ATGAGCCCGCAGACCGGGCCGACCACGCCCTTCCGCGAGGCCGTCGTCGACCTCGACGCCGTGCGCGCGAACGTCGAGACGCTCGCCGCGCGGGTCGCCCCGGCTGCCGTCATGGCCGTCGTGAAGGCGAACGCCTACGGCCACGGCGCGGTCCCAGTGGCTCTGGCGGCCCTCGACGGTGGCGCGGCCTGGTTGGGCGTCGCCGACCTCGACGAGGCGTTCGAGCTCCGCGATGCGGGCATCACGGCCCCCGTGCTCGCCTGGCTCCACGGCCCCGACGCGCCCTTCGCCGAGGCGATCGCCCGCGACGTCGACCTGGGCGTCTCGTCGATCGACCAGCTGAGGCGCGTGTCGGATGCCGCGGCGCAGGTCGGGACGTCGGCGACCTCTTCCGGTGCGAAGGCCGATCCCGCCGGCGCCGCGGATCCCGCCGGCGCGCGGGCCGCCGTGCACCTGAAGATCGACACCGGCCTCAGCCGGAACGGCGTGCCGCCGGAGGAGTGGGTCGAGGCGGTCGCGTTCGCGGCAATGCTCGAAGATCAGGGCCGTATCCGCGTGCGCGGCATCTTCAGTCACCTCGCCAACACCGACGACGACGCCGACCGGGCACAGCTCGCGGCGTTCGAGGAGGCGCTCGCCGCGGCATCCGCTGCCGGCCTCGACCCCGAGGTGCGCCACTTCGCGTCGACCGCCGCCGCGGTGCGCCTGCCGGCCTCGCGCTTCGACCTCGTGCGCCTCGGCATCGGCACGTACGGCATCCCGCCGTACGGCGACGGCACGACCGCCGCCGACCTTGGGCTCCGACCCGTCATGACGCTGCGCGCGTGCGTGGCCGCCGTTCGACGCGTCGAGCCGGGCGTCGGCGTCTCGTACAGCCACACGTGGCGCGCCGAACGCCGCACGACGCTCGCGCTCGTCCCGCTCGGGTACGCCGACGGCATCCCGCGTCACGCGTCGAGCCGGGCCGAGGTGCTGCTCGCCGGTCGTCGTCGACCGGTCGTGGGGCGCATCGCCATGGACCAGTTCGTCGTCGACGTCGGCGACGACGAGGTCGCGGTGGGCGACGAGGTCGTGCTCTTCGGCGACCCCGCGACCGGCGCGCCGTCGGCCGACGACTGGGCCGAGGCCGCCGACACGATCGGCTACGAGATCGTCACGCGCATCGGGCACCGCGTGCCCCGCAGCTATGACGGCGCCGCATGA
- the tsaB gene encoding tRNA (adenosine(37)-N6)-threonylcarbamoyltransferase complex dimerization subunit type 1 TsaB: protein MLLAIDTSTGTSVAVVDHDAGVIAEVGTADTMRHAEVVGELVREALESAHIPPARLSGVAAGMGPGPFTGLRVGIAAAHAFALGIRKPFVPVVSHDAVAFTWYRDGGSGPMQVVTDARRREFAVSDYDGIDADGLPIRVHGPVLVPRDAVPERPGTRFDATLVSAGGIGMIAEFAFAAGRLPLTGDAPLYLRAPDVTPSAGKKVLR from the coding sequence ATGCTGCTCGCGATCGACACCTCGACGGGCACGAGCGTCGCCGTGGTCGACCACGATGCCGGCGTGATCGCCGAGGTCGGCACGGCCGACACCATGCGTCACGCCGAGGTCGTCGGCGAACTCGTCCGCGAGGCGCTCGAGTCCGCGCACATCCCGCCCGCCCGTCTGTCCGGCGTGGCCGCGGGCATGGGCCCGGGGCCGTTCACGGGGCTTCGGGTCGGCATCGCCGCGGCGCACGCGTTCGCCCTCGGCATCCGCAAGCCGTTCGTCCCGGTGGTGAGCCACGACGCCGTCGCGTTCACGTGGTACCGCGACGGCGGATCCGGCCCGATGCAGGTCGTGACCGACGCGCGCCGCCGCGAGTTCGCGGTCTCCGACTACGACGGCATCGACGCCGACGGCCTGCCGATCCGCGTGCACGGTCCGGTGCTCGTGCCGCGCGACGCGGTGCCGGAGCGCCCTGGCACGCGCTTCGATGCCACGCTCGTGTCCGCTGGCGGCATCGGCATGATCGCCGAGTTCGCGTTCGCGGCGGGTCGACTGCCGCTCACCGGGGATGCGCCGCTGTACCTCCGTGCGCCCGACGTGACCCCCTCGGCCGGCAAGAAGGTGCTGCGATGA